The window CGCCAGCGTCGCCATTCCACCCTGGGCGACTTGACGCCCCACGAGTTCGAACGGCAAGCTACGGCCGCTTAACTTCAGCTACGCAATATCGGGGCAAACCCAACCCCCCATCCCCACCTCTGAGGCCAAACGAAAAAAGCCCCACCCTGCCCAGGTCGAAGCCAGGGCGGGATGGGGCTTCTCATTCAGGGCAACGCTCCTCCGAACGAGGAACACAGCATAAGCCTTGCTGGACAGTCAATTCAGATATTCACTCCGGTACATCCGGTCCTCCCACTCCAAGTGATCCAGCATGGTATCGAGCCGCAGCAGCACCTCAGCACGTCGACGTTCCAGGAAGGCCGGTGAGGAACCCGTGTCGTTCCAATATCGATCCATCACATGACGAGCGGCGGCCCGAAGCTCATCACTCGTGACGTGCGCGGCGAGAGCGGCCTTAGCGATACGCTCCAAGCGCACCAGGCCTTCAACGACCGCGAAGGAACCAAAGACCTCATCGTCCTGTAGCTCCGTTAAAGCCTCGAGGAATGGCCCATCCATACTGGGAAATGCTGCCAGATTCACAGGTCTGGCGCCTCTGGGTTTTTCTTAGGGCGTTGGCGCGGGCGCCGGCTTCGGCGGCTTGATCACGGCCCGGTACAGATCCTCCAAGCCGCGCACCACGATGCCGTAGACCACTGGTGCTAGCGGCCGCAGCCACAAGGGCAGCCGGGGCACCACATACCGGTCCCAGGCCACCCCGAACAGCAGCCCGACCAGGCGCTCAGCGTTGCCGTCCTGCAGCAGCGGCGCCCCGGCCACCACCGCCTTCGAGACGATCCCCAGCAGCGTGGTGCCCAGCGGGTCCAGCCAGGCCGGCGCCGGACGCGAGAGCGGCACGTCTTCGTACACCCCGGTCTGCGCCACGTCGGTGGCCGTCATCGGCCGCAGTTCCTCGGTCACTGGGGCAGGCGCAGGTAGAGGCCCCGCAGGGACCACCGGGGCGACCGGCAGCTGCGCCTGGGCCAGTTGCCCCATCAGGTCCAGCAACACGTCCGGCGCCACCCCCTTCGCCCTGGCCTGTTCCCGCCGATACGCCATCCACCCAGACGCGACGGCGGCCAGCACCAGCCCCAGCGCCAACCCGGACCACGGCCGGGGCAGCTCGATGCCTGCCCGGCTTGCCACGCCCGAGAGCATCAACGCCCCCAGGCCAGCACCCAGGCCCAGGCTCAACAGGATGACCGCGCCCCCCTGCACCACGCGCCCAGCCTTCGCCAGCACGACCTTCAGCAGCTCAATCAACGCGATCTGCATGAACACGAACGCGACCAGGAACAGCAGTCCCGGCAATCCCAGCCCGGAGATCAGTTGTAACTCCATCACAGCACCTTCCTTTCGTCTTGGCGTTCCTTGGGAACGATCACGACCTTCGGCCGTCCCTGGGCATTGACCCGCAGGTGACCGTCCGCCGTCACGGGGATGCTCAGCACTTGAGAGGTGTCGACCACCCCATTGATGTCCTCCGGGTGGACCCACACCGTCACGTTCCCGGCAGGGGGGGAGCGACTGGCGTGGGCACCGGCTGCGGCGCAGGGGTGGGCTGCCCCTTGCCCATCGCGTCCTGCCAGCTCGGCACTGTCGTCCCCGGCAGCGGGTCGGTAAGCTGAAAATGCATGCCATCCGTCTCCGACCAGCGCCCACCCCAGGTCCAGCCGCACTCCTCCATGCAGCGGACAAAGTCGCGGTCGATCTGCATCTGCGCCGCCGGGATGCCGTAACGGTTGGTGGCCTGGTCGAAGTCCAGTGCCAATCCCCAGGCGTGCACGCTCAGGGCGTTCTGAGGATTCCAGAGGATGTGGCGACCCATGAACGCGCCGTCGTAAGTGTGCAGCCGGGTGTGCAGTCCCCAGCGCCGCACCTCGGCCCAAGTAGCGACGAGGTGCTCGGCTGCAATGCGGTGCACCGTTACGGCGACCGTCTGCCCGGCGTAGCGGGGCCAGCCCGGCAGGCGGGCGATGGGGACCCGCACGAGGTGGCTGCGCGCCCAGGTCGGGTCAGGGACGAAGGCACCGTGCTGGGCGGCGGGCACCTCACGGGGACCGCGCGGGTCACCCAACACGCGCATCAGCTCGGATTGGGCCGGACGGGCGCGGATCGAGTTGGCAAAGTCGAAGTTCACGGTTTCCTCCTGCGCAGACCCAGCTGCGCCTCCAGTTCGGCCACACGCTCTTCGGCCTGGTCCGCGCGGTCGCTGCAGGCCTCGGTGCGGCGGCGCTCGTCATCGAGCTGTTCGTACACGCTCGGGCGCACGGCCAGCGCGATCAGGTAGATGGCCCAGCCCACGTACATGACCAGGAACGAGGTCGGCACCCCCGACACCTCGCCCGTGTAGATAGTCCGCATGATCTGCCCGCTGGTGAAGACGGCGATCAGCAGGCAGATGATCAGGTGCCACCACGGGTGTCCCCGGATCACGAAACCCACGTAGAGGGCAAATCCGCCGATGCCCGCGCGCAGGTAGAGCGCGTTGGCCTCATCGACCTGGACGCGGCCCATGAACTCCGCCACGTCGACCGGGATGACGAAGTAAGTCGTTACGAGGTAGACCAGCGTGCCCAGGAGGGCAACCCAGTGCCACCAGAACCAGCCAGCTGGGTGGAGCCACGCGGGGAGTGCCCGCTTACTTGCTACTTTCGACATCAGAATCACCCTCCTTTCGCTCCTGCACGACGATTTTGAAACCGAGCTTGTTCTCGGAGAAGAACGCGATGGCCTGTGCGGTGGCCTGGGGAATCCACTGCCCGAGCAGGGGACCGACGGCCGCGCCCCCGATGGAGAGCGCGGCCTGCTTGCCGGGGCCGCGCAGGATGGGCCAGATCTCGGGCAGGGCGATGGCGCAGACCACGCCCCCGACGAGGCCGCCCAGCATGGTTTCGGTGATCACGACCCACCAGGGCGTGGGGGTTTCGCCGTTTTTGATCTGCCAGCGGCGCTTGCTGGGCAGGCGGCTGGCACTGAAGACGAGTGCCCAGAACGTGGCCCACAGCAGGGCGGTGTAGTCCAAGCCCGACAGCAGCGGGGTGTGTTCCATGTCGTCTGCTCCTCATTGCGCGCCCCTGGGGGCCTGCGGGACGGGGTAAGTTTTGCCGCTCGCGGCGTGCCAGCGCACCTCCCAAGTGGGCATGACACCCGAGCCTGGGGGGTAAGGGACGGTGAGGACTGGACGCTGGGGCGTGAGCCGGTAGGTGCCCTGCTCGGGCAGCATGCGGCCACTGGCGAGGTTGGACAGGGAGATGCGGGCCTCACCACCCTCGGGGCAGCCCTCACGCAGCTCGACGACGATGCGGCGCAGGCGGGTGTCGGGGTCGGCCCACATCGGCCAGGAGACGGGGAAGTAGGCGGCTTTGACGAGGCAGAAGTGGGGAGCGGCAGGGGGGAGCTTGGGCGGGGCCGCTGCGCCCGCACAAAGGGCCAGCCCCAGCGCGAGCGCGGGCAGGAGCGGGAGTTTGAACATGCATGCACCTCGGGGAATTGGGCGGGAATGAAGACCGCCCTAGGCCGGGTGCTGGGGCGGGATAAAGGTCAGGTGAGCCTGTCTCTTTGGGGAGTGGCCTCAGCTCTCCGTGGGGGCCTCGCTGGCCGGGGCGAGCTCGACCACCTGGGGCGCGGCCGCCTGCGGCTGGATGGTGCCGGGGTCGTCGCTCCAGCCGCAGCCGCCAGTGGTCGGGTCGCACAGCCAGTAACCGGAGGGCTGCTTCGTGCAGCGTTCAGTGCAGAGGTCGCAGCGTCTAGGAAGGACTGGTCGTGGCACGGTCTCGGATCTCCTGTTGGTAGGCGAGCAGGCTGGCGGCCTCCTCCTCGATTTCCTGGGCGGCCTGAACCTTCCGCAGGGCCAGGGCGCGGGCGTGCAGGCTGTACCGCTCGGCCAGTTCCGCCCCGATCTCGTCCATCTCTGCCCGGTCCGCCGCTCGGGCCTGGGCCGCGGGTAGGGCGGCCTCCAGCTCGGCGTCCGTCGGCTGGGGAACGGGGAGGGTCCAGGCCGTGAGGTAGACCGCCTCCCCGACCTGGAGGAGCGCGGCGCCCGGGTAGAGTCAGCGCAGCGCCTGGGCCTCCTCGGGCATCAGCGTGCGGCCCTCCGGCAGCGTGCTGCGCACCTCACGCACGGGCTCGGGCGTGGGGATGTAGTCGATCATTGTCCGTACCCCCGATGGACCGTCAGCAGGCTGTCCACGCCGACCGTGTAGTTCTGATCACACGAGAGGTCGAACCACAGGTTCTGCCAAGCGTGGAGGGGGATCGTCCCAGTCATGGTCACCGTCTCGTCGCCGCCGCGCAACACGCGCTTGTGGGCCAGGAGTGCGCCCACTCCGAGGCGCTGTGGGGTGGTCGTCAGGACCGCTCCCGCCTGTCCACCCTTCACCACGAGTTCGAGGGTGTAGTGGTACAGCCCCGGCCCCAGCTCAGTGTTCCCGCGCGCGCTCTCGGCCGGCTTATAGCTGTGGTCCGGCTGGCCCCGGCCCGTGTTGTCCATGACAGCGCGGTTGATCGGGAAGCGCGCAGGAAGGCCGCCCGTGACCGGGAAGTCCCCGATCGGGCCAGCAATCATCAGCCCCGTCAGGTCGGTCGAGGTCAGCGCATAGCCCTTGCCCACGACCAACGGCTGGAAGGCCTCAGCGGTGTCGTAATCCCAGATCAGCTCGCCCGAGCCGGTCGGCTTGGGAATGACCCACTCGGCGCCGTTATGCGAGATGGTGTCCGTGATCTGGAAGGGCGTGTTGCCTGCGTCCTCGTTGGGGATGTACCACTGGATGGTGCCGGCGCTGTAGACCGCCGTGCGGATGTAGAGCCAGTAGTACCCGTCCGCGTTCTTGTAGACGCGGAAGCCCATGCTCTCGCCCCGGTTGCTCAGGCGCCGGTTCCCGTGGACCTCGAGGACCGGCACGATGTCCCCGCCGCGCACCCCGAACGAGGCGAAGATGCGGCTGGTCTGCGTGTTGGCCGTGTTCCCGAAGTCCGACTGCCCCGTGATCTGGAAGACCACGCTGGTGCCCTCACCCGGCGAGTTGGGCTCGTTCGGGACGTTGTTCAGGCGGAACGCCCGGTACCAGCTGAAGCCTTCCAGGCGCTTACCCTTCATCGTGGGGATTTCCAACGCGCTCAGGCGGCCGTCGTGGTTATCGAGCTTGGCCTCGTTGGCGACCGGCTTGCGAGTATCTTCCCCATCTCAGACCTCCTCGACCGGGGGCGGCGGCGTGGGCTGGGCGAGGGTGCGGTACTCGATGCACAACTGCGCATCTACCGCACCCTCCCGCACGACCCGGTAGGCGAGCAGCTCCCGCCCCCGGATCTCCTCGGAGTCCCCGGCCGAAAGCAGTGGCGTCTGCGCCGACGCCTCGCCGCCGATGCTGCGCCGGATCGTGCCCGAAACCACATGCACGGTTGCCTCATGGAACAGGACGTTGGTCGGNAGTGGCGTCTGCGCCGACGCCTCGCCGCCGATGCTGCGCCGGATCGTGCCCGAAACCACATGCACGGTTGCCTCATGGAACAGGACGTTGGTCGGAATATTCGCCGCGACCGCTGTGACGGTCACGAAGGACGTGTAGCACCCCGTCACCTCGGGCGGCCGGACGTGCAGGCCTTCGATACCCGGCCTGGGCTGCCAGGGTGCCCACCGAGGCGCGCACCTGCCCGAGCGTGGCCTCGCGCGCTGTCCGGGTCACTCCCGCCCCCACCCTCGCCCCCGCCTGCGCTGCTGCCCACCAGCCGCACCGGCAGCGGCTCGTCATCCGACACCTCCGTCGCCTTCCCTGGCTGCGTTCGGCTCCGCACCAGGAGCAGCACCGAACTGCCGTTAAACGCGTTCAATAGATCTCGTACAAATCCCATGCTTCACCTCACCCGGCCATGAAAGACGGCCCCCACCGGACCGGGTCGGTGGGGGCAAAGAAGGCGAGGCCTCTGTTTGTGAAGACGGCCGTCGCAACGGCCCGTTCTGGGCTGCGCGGTCAACGCGCTCTGGATCACAGGCGCCAGCTTGCCCTCAGCGTCGCTGTGGCCCTGCTGGTCCGGATGAGTCCCGTCCGTGAAGGTCGTGACCCAGCCCGTGGTGTCGACGTACTGCGCCCGGTTCCCCGCCGCTGCCACGGCCGCCTGGATCGCGCCCGCGTAGACGCCGTTGAACGGCAGGAGCGCGAGGATCTTAGCATTGGGGTAGCGCGCCTTCAGAAGCGTCAGGAGACTCGTGTAATCCGCCTGGAAGGCCGCATCGCCGATGCCGCGCCCGGCGTCGTTGGTGCCCAGGTTGACCGTCACGACCTTGACCTGGGCGGCGTAGCGACCCGGATCGGGGCGTAGCGCGTAGTAGAAGAGCTGGTTCTTCAGGGCACCAGGCACCCCGCCGCTGCCGAGAGCGGGCTTGGGCTCCGGGGAGGCCTGCTTTTCCCCGCGGCGGGCACGGCGGTCCCGGTTCGTGTCCGACACTTTCTTGGGCGGTTTCTTCGCGGTACTTCTGTTGGGGCTCATCTTGTCCTCTCACTGACCAGTGCGGCCCGGTAGGCCGCCCAGGACGAGTAACCGGCCGCCTGGGCGAGGGTGTCATAGATCACGGGCAGGGCGCGCTTGCGGCCCTCAGCGCGGGCCACGTCGCGCTGCCGCTTGGCCTCGCGCTTCACCGCGCTCACGGTGGGCCGGGCCGGCGCGGGGGCAGGGGCAGGCTCAGCCTCCACATCCCAGGTCCGGAGCCAGGGGCGGGGGCCCGTCACGGCTCCTCGCGCTCCAGATCCGGCCGGCGCACCCAGCCGAAGCGGCCGAGCTTCTCGTACCACGTCTCGCTGCCCTTGACCGACTCCCGGTACGTCGCCGTGTCGGTTTCCGGGTCATAGCCCTCAAGGGTCAGCTCGCGCCGGTTGATCTGCTGAGAGTCGCCCTGGTAGCTGACGTGCTCCAAGGTGCAGTTACGGGCCTCCGGGTCCTCGGCGCTGCGCGCGATCTTCGCGCTGTACACGCGGTGCTCGATGTCGGCCACGCCGGGGCGCGGGCCCTTGCGCCGGATCTCCAGGTGCAGGACACCGTTGAAGGTCGGGGAGGGGGTGGGGTCAGTCATGGTTTGGGGTCCCATTGCTTGCATCCAAAGTCGCTCGGGGTAAGGGGCAGGGGCTGCATGTCGGTCGCCAGCAGTCCGTTGGCCGGCGTGATCGTGAGGTTCAGCAGGCGCAGGCGCCCGCAGTTGCCCAAGCCGCTCGGTACCCCGTGTGCCCGGGTCGTGGCGCCGCGCACGGGGGCCGCATACTTCTGCGGCGACCACCACGCGCAGTACTGGCAGCTCTGCGGTGCCGTCTTGACAAACGGGATGATCTTTGAGGTACCCGCCATCAGTGCCGTCCCAGTTGGGTGGGAGCAGGGCTGTTCCCGGCGCGCATCTGCCCTATCCAGATCAGAGCGTACAAGCGACGCGGCG of the Deinococcus sp. Leaf326 genome contains:
- a CDS encoding M15 family metallopeptidase gives rise to the protein MNFDFANSIRARPAQSELMRVLGDPRGPREVPAAQHGAFVPDPTWARSHLVRVPIARLPGWPRYAGQTVAVTVHRIAAEHLVATWAEVRRWGLHTRLHTYDGAFMGRHILWNPQNALSVHAWGLALDFDQATNRYGIPAAQMQIDRDFVRCMEECGWTWGGRWSETDGMHFQLTDPLPGTTVPSWQDAMGKGQPTPAPQPVPTPVAPPLPGT
- a CDS encoding SGNH/GDSL hydrolase family protein, whose protein sequence is MSPNRSTAKKPPKKVSDTNRDRRARRGEKQASPEPKPALGSGGVPGALKNQLFYYALRPDPGRYAAQVKVVTVNLGTNDAGRGIGDAAFQADYTSLLTLLKARYPNAKILALLPFNGVYAGAIQAAVAAAGNRAQYVDTTGWVTTFTDGTHPDQQGHSDAEGKLAPVIQSALTAQPRTGRCDGRLHKQRPRLLCPHRPGPVGAVFHGRVR